The proteins below come from a single Cannabis sativa cultivar Pink pepper isolate KNU-18-1 chromosome 3, ASM2916894v1, whole genome shotgun sequence genomic window:
- the LOC115710916 gene encoding uncharacterized protein LOC115710916: protein MVQEVGTMISGLLEQATSQFLETNFIKRFKEEASKTMKVDDGLQLALHKAGIRTGTPFWNELQQEGAANLQDFQKRVQKYNNLEEAQIVAYGGYYLTGVSGYAPRAQLSGALPPTTPEMSRIQFSATPGYNQSLSLSPASSHFGAPMGNPSGMSVQTLSQRQNMHYRKPPPLYRDSSRRDPSKRCEYHNDIGHNTNECKNLKDEIENLIRLGHLYEWIKNRLPHLTPAPAGGPLPQGGHGGVPGEQVAGVPPGGALPPQVPELPPRPNGRVAMISSGPHIGGTTRNELKHYAGAIKDNEVWEITQLPAQRPRLMDQPITFTEDDAKSVRFPHHDPLIIETPIANKVVTRILVDNGSSMNLLFKEAFMAIGLTDRDLSPSGSQLTGFNETMLIPMGKVRLPITLCPDTPQSTFKYYTFVVVDCPTVYNAILGRPTLVDFGAITSILHLCLNFSTREAGVGTLRENQGEARQCYNVAMHLSVLVVYRGEEPRFMEQDELDPRIGSETTVEPMEDTEEVVCVTSTPLRLSV from the exons atggttcaagaagttGGAACCATGATCAGTGGACTGCTAGAGCAAGCTACAAGTCAGTTTttggagaca AACTTTATAAAAAGATTCAAAGAAGAGGCTTCAAAGACCATGAAGGTAGACGACGGACTACAACTGGCCCTTCACAAGGCTGGGATCCGCAcggggactcctttctggaatgaactacaACAAGAGGGAGCAGCTAATCTCCAAGATTTCCAAAAAAGGGTCCAAAAGTACAACAACTTggaagaagcccaaatagtggcttacGGAGGATACTACCTGACCGGAGTATCAGGATATGCACCTAGAGCACAGCTTTCGGGAGCCCTGCCTCCGACCACTCCTGAAATGAGCAGAATACAATTCTCCGCTACCCCAGGATATAATCAAAGCCTCTCCCTGAGTCCTGCATCATCACACTTTGGGGCACCCATGGGCAATCCCTCGGGGATGAGTGTCCAAACCCTGTCCCAAAG GCAGAATATGCATTATCGGAAGCCTCCTCCCCTGTATagagatagctcccggagggatCCCAGCAAAAGGTGTGAAtatcacaacgacattggccacaACACCAATGAGTGCAAGAACCTGAAAGACGAAATCGAGAACCTAATTCGATTAGGTCATTTGTATGAATGGATCAAGAACAGATTACCCCATCTAACCCCAGCTCCAGCAGGAGGCCCTTTACCTCAAGGAGGACATGGGGGTGTGCCCGGAGAACAAGTAGCCGGTGTACCCCCCGGAGGAGCACTCCCTCCACAGGTGCCCGAATTACCACCACGGCCAAATGGGAGAGTGGCCATGATCTCCAGTGGGCCTCATATCGGAGGAACCACTAGAAACGAACTAAAGCATTACGCTGGGGCCATAAAAGACAATGAAGTATGGGAaatcactcaactcccagcacAAAGACCCCGACTCATGGACCAACCTATCACTTTCACAGAAGATGATGCAAAATCAGTGCGTTTCCCTCACCATGATCCTCTGATTATAGAGACTCCCATCGCCAATAAGGTCGTGACAAGGATACTGGTAGATAACGGGAGCTCCATGAATCTATtgttcaaagaagccttcatgGCAATAGGGCTCACGGACAGGGATTTGTCACCCAGCGGCTCCCAACTCACAGGATTTAACGAAACAATGCTTATCCCAATGGGGAAAGTGCGGCTTCCTATCACCCTATGCCCAGACACCCCACAAAGCACTTTCAAATACTACACCTTTGTTGTGGTAGATTGCCCAACAGTGTACAATGCCATCCTTGGCCGACCGACCTTAGTAGATTTTGGAGCGATTACCTCCATCCTGCACCTATGCCTCAATTTCTCTACCCGAGAAGCTGGAGTGGGAACATTGAGGGAAAACCAAGGAGAGGCGAGACAATGCTACAACGTCGCAATGCACCTGTCAGTATTAGTAGTTTACAGGGGTGAAGAGCCAAGATTCATGGAgcaagacgagttggatccccgcATAGGATCCGAAACAACTGTAGAACCTATGGAGGACACCGAGGAAGTAGTGTGTGTGACCTCGACTCCACTTAGGTTATCCGTCTAG